A part of Streptomyces sp. NBC_01451 genomic DNA contains:
- a CDS encoding AIM24 family protein, with protein MPFREINSKMVEATLMPGQRVFSQRGAMLAYKGEVSFTPNMQGGQGGIMSMIGRRVANEATPLMTVEGNGTVLFGHGGHHIQVIGLTGDTLFVEADRLLAFDGTLQQGTMFMGSQGGVMGMVRGQVTGQGLFTTTLKGHGSVAVMAHGGVIEVPITPQRPVHVDPQAYVAHHGDVRNKLSTALGWRDMVGRGSGEAFQLELSGSGAVYVQASEEKL; from the coding sequence ATGCCCTTCCGTGAGATCAACTCCAAGATGGTCGAGGCGACCCTCATGCCCGGCCAGCGCGTCTTCAGCCAGCGCGGGGCGATGCTCGCCTACAAGGGCGAGGTGTCCTTCACGCCCAACATGCAGGGCGGCCAGGGCGGGATCATGTCGATGATCGGCCGCCGGGTCGCCAACGAGGCCACCCCGCTGATGACGGTCGAGGGCAACGGCACGGTCCTGTTCGGGCACGGCGGCCACCACATCCAGGTCATCGGCCTCACCGGGGACACGCTGTTCGTCGAGGCGGACCGCCTCCTCGCCTTCGACGGCACACTCCAGCAGGGCACGATGTTCATGGGCTCGCAGGGCGGCGTCATGGGCATGGTCCGGGGGCAGGTGACGGGGCAGGGGCTGTTCACCACCACCCTCAAGGGGCACGGCTCGGTCGCGGTCATGGCCCACGGCGGGGTGATCGAGGTGCCGATCACCCCCCAGCGCCCGGTCCACGTCGACCCGCAGGCGTACGTCGCGCACCACGGCGACGTCCGCAACAAGCTGTCCACCGCGCTGGGCTGGCGCGACATGGTGGGCCGCGGCTCGGGCGAGGCGTTCCAGCTGGAGCTCAGCGGCAGCGGTGCGGTGTACGTCCAGGCGTCGGAGGAGAAGCTGTGA
- a CDS encoding DUF3817 domain-containing protein, giving the protein MDIKTASALRRLRLVSAPEAVSFLVLLVCSVLKRTTDFNAVPVMGAVHGLLFVLYVIFWADAWYRARWSLKIAGLYFVLSVLPTGGFFAERRLRRETENAVDAAIASRARQEQDGAVKA; this is encoded by the coding sequence GTGGACATCAAGACCGCCTCCGCCCTCCGCCGCCTGCGCCTGGTCTCGGCCCCCGAAGCCGTTTCCTTCCTCGTCCTGCTGGTCTGCTCGGTGCTGAAGCGGACCACGGACTTCAACGCGGTGCCCGTCATGGGCGCGGTCCACGGACTCCTCTTCGTCCTCTACGTGATCTTCTGGGCGGACGCCTGGTACCGCGCCAGGTGGTCCCTGAAGATCGCCGGCCTCTACTTCGTCCTCTCCGTCCTGCCGACCGGCGGCTTCTTCGCCGAGCGCAGGCTGCGCCGCGAGACCGAGAACGCGGTCGACGCGGCCATCGCCTCCCGCGCCCGCCAGGAGCAGGACGGGGCGGTCAAGGCATGA
- a CDS encoding TetR/AcrR family transcriptional regulator: MQSRTPVSRTGRPRSATADTAILAATREALVELGWSKLTLGDVATRAGVAKTTLYRRWPGKNELVVDAVAALFDELEMPDRGSLAADIEGVVLQFAAILVRPETKSGLMAVVAESTHDDALRERIRASIVDRQKRLVLEGRSRAQQRGELPPEPDPGEAARTVDLIFDMVAGAVVHRTLVSAEPVDPEWAQAFTRVLVLGLARNQ; encoded by the coding sequence ATGCAGAGCCGCACCCCCGTCAGCCGTACGGGACGCCCCCGTAGCGCCACCGCGGACACCGCGATCCTGGCGGCGACGCGGGAGGCGCTGGTCGAACTGGGCTGGTCCAAGCTGACGTTGGGGGACGTGGCGACGCGCGCCGGGGTGGCGAAGACGACCCTCTACCGCCGCTGGCCCGGCAAGAACGAACTGGTCGTCGACGCGGTGGCGGCGCTCTTCGACGAACTGGAGATGCCCGACCGGGGCAGCCTCGCCGCCGATATCGAGGGCGTCGTCCTCCAGTTCGCGGCGATCCTGGTGCGCCCGGAGACGAAGAGCGGGCTGATGGCGGTGGTCGCGGAGTCGACGCACGACGACGCGCTGCGCGAACGCATCCGCGCGTCCATCGTGGACCGGCAGAAGCGCCTGGTCCTGGAAGGCCGCTCACGGGCCCAGCAGCGCGGCGAGCTCCCCCCGGAGCCGGATCCGGGGGAAGCCGCCCGCACGGTCGACCTGATCTTCGACATGGTCGCGGGCGCGGTGGTGCACCGGACGCTGGTGAGCGCGGAACCGGTGGACCCGGAGTGGGCGCAGGCCTTCACCCGGGTGCTGGTGCTGGGGCTGGCCCGCAACCAGTAG
- a CDS encoding MTH1187 family thiamine-binding protein — protein sequence MIVAFSVTPLGVGEDVGEYVAEAVRVVRESGLPNRTDAMFTSIEGDWDEVMDVVRRAVAAVEERAPRVSLVLKADIRPGVTDGLTTKVETVERHLSPSPASGDRAPLDR from the coding sequence ATGATCGTCGCCTTCTCCGTGACGCCGCTCGGCGTCGGCGAGGACGTGGGGGAGTACGTCGCCGAAGCCGTCCGCGTCGTCCGCGAATCCGGCCTGCCCAACCGCACCGACGCCATGTTCACCTCCATCGAGGGCGACTGGGACGAGGTCATGGACGTCGTCAGACGCGCCGTCGCCGCCGTCGAGGAACGCGCGCCGCGCGTCTCCCTCGTCCTCAAGGCGGACATCCGCCCCGGCGTGACCGACGGTCTGACCACCAAGGTGGAGACGGTGGAGCGCCACCTCTCCCCGTCACCCGCATCCGGTGACAGGGCACCCCTGGACCGGTAA
- a CDS encoding AIM24 family protein, with translation MTTYPGAGPVVHDPMTLPSDDNVNNYTFCVELKGSQWFLQKGKMIAYYGSIDFNGIGHGRLDRLVRTSFHSPLHASDWVVAEGSGKMLLADRAFDVNSYDLEEGNLTIRSGNLLAFQPSLALKQSIVPGFLTLIGTGKFVAASNGPVVFMEPPIRVDPQALVGWADCPSPCHHYDHGYMTGLMGGLRAMTGIGGASGEEHQFEFVGAGTVLLQSSETLMAEQATGLVPHEPGVPGGGGAPTGHPQQPGAPRLPGQLGDLQRRFGL, from the coding sequence GTGACCACCTACCCGGGCGCGGGGCCCGTTGTCCACGACCCGATGACGCTGCCGTCCGACGACAACGTCAACAACTACACCTTCTGCGTGGAGCTCAAGGGGAGCCAGTGGTTCCTGCAGAAGGGGAAGATGATCGCCTACTACGGCTCGATCGACTTCAACGGCATCGGACACGGCCGTCTGGACCGTCTTGTCCGGACGTCTTTTCATTCGCCTCTGCACGCGAGCGACTGGGTCGTGGCCGAGGGCTCGGGCAAGATGCTCCTCGCCGACCGGGCCTTCGACGTGAATTCGTACGATCTGGAGGAGGGCAACCTGACCATTCGCTCGGGCAACCTTCTCGCTTTTCAGCCAAGTCTCGCGCTCAAGCAGTCGATCGTGCCGGGCTTCCTCACCCTCATCGGAACGGGCAAGTTCGTGGCCGCGTCGAACGGCCCGGTGGTGTTCATGGAACCCCCGATCCGGGTGGACCCGCAGGCCCTGGTCGGCTGGGCCGACTGCCCCTCCCCCTGCCACCACTACGACCATGGGTACATGACGGGCCTGATGGGCGGTCTACGTGCGATGACGGGCATCGGCGGGGCATCGGGCGAGGAGCACCAGTTCGAGTTCGTCGGGGCCGGCACGGTGCTGCTCCAGTCCAGCGAGACACTCATGGCCGAGCAGGCCACGGGGCTGGTTCCGCACGAGCCCGGGGTACCGGGCGGCGGCGGGGCTCCCACAGGTCATCCACAGCAACCGGGTGCACCGCGCCTTCCCGGACAGCTAGGTGACCTCCAGCGTCGCTTCGGGCTGTGA
- a CDS encoding glycosyltransferase family 2 protein: MRPEGYDYDTHSRLAGPLTEAPAGTPYQVRYTSLLSREPRRIRAVLLMTLAPLLTGALLVYLVWPTHWVEREAGEAWMVDLDIVMLVAIGLIELFMVVNVASIAHATMVARDPVPVVPESGTRVAFLTTYVPGKEPLAMVRATLEGAVRVHHTGPVDVWLLDEGDDEQARALCAELGVRHFSRHGVPEWNRTRGVHKARTKHGNYNAWIAMHGDEYDFYASVDTDHVPLPNFLERMTGFFRDPDIAFVVGPQVYGNYTHPVTKAAESQQFLFHALIQRAGNRYRAPMFVGTNNVVRIAAVKQIGGLYDSITEDMATGFELHRRRNPRTGRHWRSVYTPDVLAVGEGPVSWTDFFTQQMRWSRGTYETLFKQYWKAPFTMPPGRLFSYTLMLVYYPMTAVNWFLGILSCFLFLWFGASGTQVAASVWLMLYSDAAALQIGLYLWNRRHNVSPHEPEGSGGLAGMAMSALSAPIYLKSFGAALLRRPSRFVVTPKGGDASPDRLLTFRVHLFWAALLATSLVASVHLGHTHVAMRTWAVLAMAISLAPVGVWLATRLKDRRESGEDRESRESREIRESRESRENRECEEPALATGAVAPVSGTPTGGN; the protein is encoded by the coding sequence GTGCGGCCGGAGGGCTACGACTACGACACCCACAGCCGGCTCGCCGGACCCCTGACCGAGGCGCCGGCCGGAACCCCGTACCAGGTGCGGTACACCTCGCTCCTCTCCCGCGAGCCGCGCCGAATACGCGCCGTTCTGCTCATGACCCTCGCGCCCCTGCTCACCGGCGCCCTGCTCGTCTACCTCGTCTGGCCCACCCACTGGGTGGAGCGCGAGGCCGGTGAGGCGTGGATGGTCGATCTCGACATCGTGATGCTCGTCGCCATCGGGCTGATCGAGCTGTTCATGGTCGTCAACGTGGCGTCCATCGCCCACGCCACCATGGTCGCCCGCGATCCCGTCCCCGTCGTGCCCGAGTCCGGCACCCGCGTCGCCTTCCTCACCACGTACGTCCCCGGCAAGGAACCCCTCGCGATGGTCCGGGCCACCCTGGAGGGCGCGGTCCGCGTCCACCACACCGGCCCCGTGGACGTCTGGCTCCTCGACGAGGGCGACGACGAACAGGCCAGGGCGCTCTGCGCCGAACTGGGCGTACGGCACTTCAGCCGGCACGGGGTCCCCGAGTGGAACCGGACCAGGGGCGTCCACAAGGCCCGTACCAAGCACGGCAACTACAACGCGTGGATCGCCATGCACGGCGACGAGTACGACTTCTACGCCTCCGTCGACACCGACCACGTTCCGCTCCCCAACTTCCTGGAGCGGATGACGGGCTTCTTCCGTGACCCGGACATCGCCTTCGTCGTCGGCCCGCAGGTGTACGGCAACTACACCCACCCCGTCACCAAGGCCGCCGAGTCGCAGCAGTTCCTCTTCCACGCGCTCATCCAGCGCGCCGGCAACCGCTACCGCGCCCCCATGTTCGTCGGCACCAACAACGTCGTACGCATCGCCGCCGTCAAGCAGATCGGCGGGCTGTACGACTCGATCACCGAGGACATGGCCACCGGGTTCGAGCTCCACCGCCGCCGCAATCCGCGCACCGGGCGCCACTGGCGGTCCGTCTACACGCCCGACGTGCTCGCCGTCGGCGAGGGGCCCGTCTCCTGGACCGACTTCTTCACCCAGCAGATGCGCTGGTCGCGCGGCACCTACGAGACGCTCTTCAAGCAGTACTGGAAGGCGCCCTTCACCATGCCCCCGGGCCGGCTCTTCTCGTACACGCTCATGCTCGTCTACTACCCGATGACCGCCGTCAACTGGTTCCTCGGCATCCTGAGCTGCTTCCTCTTCCTCTGGTTCGGGGCCTCCGGCACCCAGGTCGCCGCCTCCGTCTGGCTGATGCTCTACAGCGACGCCGCCGCCCTCCAGATCGGGCTGTACCTGTGGAACCGGCGGCACAACGTCTCGCCCCACGAGCCCGAGGGCTCCGGCGGGCTCGCCGGCATGGCGATGTCGGCGCTCTCCGCGCCGATCTACCTGAAGTCGTTCGGCGCGGCCCTGCTCCGCCGCCCCAGCCGGTTCGTCGTCACACCCAAGGGCGGCGACGCCAGCCCCGACCGGCTGCTCACCTTCCGCGTCCACCTCTTCTGGGCCGCGCTCCTGGCGACGTCACTCGTCGCCTCCGTCCACCTCGGCCACACCCATGTGGCCATGCGTACCTGGGCCGTCCTCGCCATGGCGATCTCCCTGGCCCCGGTCGGGGTGTGGCTCGCCACCCGGCTCAAGGACCGCAGGGAGAGCGGAGAGGACAGAGAGAGCAGAGAGAGCAGAGAGATCAGGGAAAGCAGGGAAAGCAGGGAAAACCGGGAGTGCGAGGAACCGGCGCTCGCCACCGGTGCCGTCGCCCCGGTCTCCGGCACCCCGACAGGAGGCAACTAG
- a CDS encoding DUF3817 domain-containing protein → MKRSVLTRYRVMAYVTAVMLLVLCTCMVFKYGFDMGEDVTLVVSQVHGFLYIVYLAFAFDLGSKAKWPFGKLLWVLLAGTIPTAGFFVERKVTRELAGRIVEPEPVAAKA, encoded by the coding sequence ATGAAACGAAGCGTGCTGACCCGCTACCGGGTGATGGCCTACGTCACCGCCGTCATGCTGCTCGTGCTGTGCACCTGCATGGTGTTCAAGTACGGCTTCGACATGGGCGAAGACGTCACCCTGGTCGTCTCCCAGGTCCACGGCTTCCTCTACATCGTCTACCTGGCCTTCGCCTTCGACCTCGGCTCCAAGGCCAAGTGGCCGTTCGGCAAGCTCCTGTGGGTCCTGCTCGCCGGCACCATCCCCACGGCCGGGTTCTTCGTGGAGCGGAAGGTCACCCGCGAGCTGGCGGGGCGGATTGTGGAACCGGAGCCGGTGGCAGCCAAGGCGTGA
- a CDS encoding AIM24 family protein, whose amino-acid sequence MFRLQGSKVLAIDMTGDAVKAKNGSMVAYDGQMDFKKLSGGGEGIRGMVTRRITGEQMTLMEVKGHGTCWFADRASEINLVGLQGDKLYVESSNLLATDSGLRTGTSFTGMRGASQGNGLFTTTVEGHGQAAIMSDGPAVVLRVSPQFPLTVDPGAYIAHQGNVRQSFQSGVTFRTLMGEGGGEAFQIRFEGDGLVYVQPSERNTIAGDV is encoded by the coding sequence ATGTTTCGACTTCAAGGCAGCAAGGTGCTGGCCATCGACATGACCGGGGACGCCGTCAAGGCGAAGAACGGCTCGATGGTGGCGTACGACGGCCAGATGGACTTCAAGAAGCTCAGCGGCGGCGGTGAGGGCATCCGGGGGATGGTCACCCGGCGGATCACCGGTGAGCAGATGACACTGATGGAGGTGAAGGGGCACGGGACGTGCTGGTTCGCGGACCGCGCCTCCGAGATCAACCTCGTCGGCCTCCAGGGGGACAAGCTGTACGTCGAGTCGAGCAACCTGCTGGCGACCGACTCGGGCCTGCGCACGGGCACGTCCTTCACCGGGATGCGCGGCGCCTCGCAGGGCAACGGCCTGTTCACGACGACCGTCGAGGGGCACGGCCAGGCGGCGATCATGTCGGACGGGCCGGCGGTGGTGCTGCGGGTGAGCCCGCAGTTCCCGCTGACCGTCGACCCGGGGGCGTACATCGCGCACCAGGGCAACGTCAGGCAGTCCTTCCAGTCCGGTGTGACGTTCCGCACGCTCATGGGCGAGGGTGGCGGCGAGGCCTTCCAGATCCGCTTCGAGGGCGACGGCCTGGTGTACGTCCAGCCCAGTGAGCGCAACACGATCGCCGGGGATGTGTGA
- a CDS encoding kelch motif-containing protein: MAFQPSKKTKKTVLGIGGVALLAGLNAPAVLGFAGERYHEYKIAQPGYQAKYGSWSSVDIPKEFRTNAIHAALLHTGKVLVVAGSGNEQKKFDKGSFDTILWDPGTDTFKKIATPDDFFCAGHAQLPDGRLLVAGGTARYELLDGEVERAGGGMRVKNENPDKPVVLKKGTRFRSPAGVEYVSRFDVTVPKAKRTQKITYNAAGVMQPWVTKVVPSEARVFVEAAEAGPVSITARQAQYEIVGLKGKDADNTYGLSEKITMDKQDFQGIRAAYEFDPKAEKYIPVDPMDKARWYPTLVGLDDGRVLAVSGLDDVGAIDPGDNEIYDPRTKKWTPGPKRYFPTYPALFLTKGGKLFYPASNAGYGPATMGRAPGLWDLRTNTFEKVPGLTDADETETSASVLLPPAQDQKVMILGGGGVGESKKATRRTAVVDLKKDNPVFEAGPDLPQGTRYLNSVLMPDDTVFTSNGSADYRGRSGSNILKAQFYDPKANAFRAAASPKVGRNYHSEALLLPDGRVATFGSDPLYDNQQNTKLGHFEQRMEIFTPPALHRNGKNRPVLGDGPQETDRLGRATFATTHPERVAKARLMRPSAVTHTTDVEQRSIDLPLSKDRTSVTVDVPKDRTLVPPGWYMLFVTDAKGTPSEAKWLQVK; this comes from the coding sequence ATGGCCTTCCAGCCGTCGAAGAAGACCAAGAAGACCGTCCTGGGCATCGGAGGCGTCGCCCTCCTCGCCGGTCTCAACGCACCCGCCGTGCTCGGTTTCGCCGGTGAGCGGTACCACGAGTACAAGATCGCCCAGCCCGGCTACCAGGCGAAGTACGGCTCCTGGAGCTCGGTCGACATCCCGAAGGAGTTCCGCACCAACGCCATCCACGCGGCCCTGCTCCACACCGGCAAGGTCCTGGTCGTCGCGGGCTCGGGGAACGAACAGAAGAAGTTCGACAAGGGTTCCTTCGACACGATCCTCTGGGACCCGGGAACGGACACCTTCAAGAAGATCGCCACCCCCGACGACTTCTTCTGCGCCGGACACGCCCAACTCCCCGACGGACGGCTCCTGGTGGCCGGCGGCACCGCCCGCTACGAGCTTCTCGACGGCGAGGTCGAGCGGGCCGGCGGCGGGATGCGCGTCAAGAACGAGAACCCCGACAAACCGGTGGTCCTGAAGAAGGGCACCCGGTTCCGCTCGCCCGCCGGGGTCGAGTACGTCAGCCGGTTCGACGTCACCGTCCCCAAGGCGAAGCGCACCCAGAAGATCACCTACAACGCGGCCGGGGTCATGCAGCCCTGGGTGACGAAGGTCGTCCCGAGCGAGGCCCGCGTCTTCGTCGAGGCGGCCGAGGCGGGGCCCGTGTCGATCACCGCCAGGCAGGCCCAGTACGAGATCGTCGGCCTGAAGGGCAAGGACGCCGACAACACGTACGGCCTCTCCGAGAAGATCACCATGGACAAGCAGGACTTCCAGGGGATCAGGGCGGCCTACGAGTTCGATCCGAAGGCCGAGAAGTACATCCCGGTCGATCCGATGGACAAGGCGCGCTGGTACCCGACCCTCGTCGGTCTCGACGACGGGCGGGTCCTGGCCGTCTCCGGTCTCGACGACGTCGGCGCGATCGACCCCGGGGACAACGAGATCTACGACCCCAGGACCAAGAAGTGGACCCCGGGGCCGAAACGTTACTTCCCCACCTATCCCGCCCTCTTCCTCACCAAGGGCGGCAAGCTGTTCTACCCGGCCTCCAACGCCGGCTACGGGCCCGCCACCATGGGCCGCGCGCCGGGTCTGTGGGACCTGAGGACGAACACCTTCGAGAAGGTGCCGGGCCTCACGGACGCCGACGAGACCGAGACCTCCGCGTCCGTCCTGCTCCCGCCCGCGCAGGACCAGAAGGTGATGATCCTGGGCGGCGGAGGCGTCGGCGAGTCCAAGAAGGCGACGCGGCGCACGGCCGTGGTCGACCTGAAGAAGGACAACCCGGTCTTCGAGGCCGGCCCCGACCTCCCCCAGGGCACCCGCTACCTGAACAGCGTCCTGATGCCGGACGACACCGTGTTCACGTCCAACGGCTCCGCCGACTACCGGGGCCGCAGCGGCAGCAACATCCTCAAGGCGCAGTTCTACGACCCCAAGGCCAACGCGTTCCGCGCGGCGGCCTCCCCGAAGGTGGGCCGCAACTACCACTCCGAGGCGCTGCTCCTGCCCGACGGCCGGGTCGCCACCTTCGGCTCCGACCCGCTCTACGACAACCAGCAGAACACCAAGCTCGGTCACTTCGAGCAGCGGATGGAGATCTTCACCCCGCCCGCGCTGCACAGGAACGGCAAGAACCGTCCCGTGCTGGGGGACGGCCCCCAGGAGACCGACAGGCTCGGCCGCGCGACCTTCGCCACCACCCACCCCGAGCGGGTCGCGAAGGCCCGCCTGATGCGCCCCAGCGCGGTCACCCACACGACGGACGTCGAACAGCGCTCCATCGACCTCCCCCTCAGCAAGGACCGCACCTCGGTGACGGTCGACGTACCGAAGGACCGGACGCTCGTGCCGCCCGGCTGGTACATGCTGTTCGTGACGGACGCGAAGGGGACACCGTCGGAGGCGAAGTGGCTCCAGGTGAAGTGA
- a CDS encoding MarR family winged helix-turn-helix transcriptional regulator yields the protein MPKPLSLPFDPIARADELWKQRWGNVPSMAAITSIMRAQQILLAEVDAVVKPYGLTFARYEALVLLTFSKAGELPMSKIGERLMVHPTSVTNTVDRLVKSGLVARRPNPNDGRGTLATITEKGRETVDAATRDLMAMDFGLGVYDAEECAEIFAMLRPLRTAARDFEDE from the coding sequence GTGCCGAAGCCGCTCAGTCTTCCCTTCGACCCCATCGCCCGCGCCGACGAACTGTGGAAGCAGCGCTGGGGAAACGTCCCGTCCATGGCCGCGATCACCTCGATCATGCGCGCGCAGCAGATCCTGCTCGCGGAGGTCGACGCGGTGGTGAAGCCGTACGGCCTGACGTTCGCGCGGTACGAGGCGCTGGTGCTGCTCACCTTCTCCAAGGCGGGCGAGCTGCCGATGTCCAAGATCGGCGAGCGTCTGATGGTCCACCCGACGTCGGTCACGAACACCGTGGACCGCCTCGTGAAGTCGGGCCTGGTCGCCAGGCGTCCCAACCCGAACGACGGCCGGGGCACCCTCGCCACGATCACCGAGAAGGGCCGCGAGACGGTCGACGCGGCGACCCGCGACCTGATGGCGATGGACTTCGGCCTCGGTGTGTACGACGCGGAGGAGTGCGCGGAGATCTTCGCGATGCTGCGGCCGTTGCGGACCGCCGCCCGGGATTTCGAGGACGAGTAG
- a CDS encoding glycoside hydrolase family 6 protein, with translation MSRLMPTLAVLAALGLAAGCAAAPEVGEAAVVSGATKEASTDGDRLFWVDPAGPAARQVRLWQRQGRGQEARLLRRIAEQPAALWPAGDDPVPVIRAATEAAAREGRTTLFVAYDIPHRDCGQHSAGGAGDADAYRAWIGRFAGALGDSRALVVLEPDAVAHIVDGCTPGEYHAERERLLGEAVTRLKRQPRTKVYLDAGNPDWIEDPSKLVEPLRRAGIARADGFALNVSNFQTDAATRKYGVALSRALGGKHFVVDTSRNGNGPLGGDRSDAWCNPPGRALGTRPTTRTGEPALDAYLWIKRPGESDGECRGGPAAGRWWPEYALGLARNSRTR, from the coding sequence ATGTCCCGGCTGATGCCCACCCTCGCGGTGCTCGCGGCTCTCGGGCTCGCGGCTGGTTGCGCCGCCGCGCCCGAGGTGGGCGAGGCCGCCGTCGTCAGCGGTGCCACCAAGGAGGCCTCCACCGACGGCGACCGGCTGTTCTGGGTCGATCCGGCGGGCCCCGCCGCCCGTCAGGTCCGGCTCTGGCAGCGGCAGGGCCGCGGGCAGGAGGCGCGACTGCTGCGCCGGATCGCCGAGCAGCCCGCCGCGCTGTGGCCGGCCGGCGACGATCCGGTACCGGTGATCCGCGCCGCCACCGAGGCGGCGGCCCGGGAAGGGCGTACGACCCTTTTCGTGGCGTACGACATTCCGCACCGCGACTGCGGTCAGCACTCGGCGGGCGGGGCCGGCGACGCGGACGCCTACCGGGCGTGGATCGGGCGGTTCGCCGGGGCCCTCGGGGACAGCCGGGCGCTGGTCGTCCTCGAACCGGACGCGGTCGCGCACATCGTGGACGGCTGTACGCCCGGCGAATACCACGCGGAGCGCGAGCGGTTGCTCGGGGAGGCCGTGACGCGGCTCAAGCGGCAGCCGCGTACGAAGGTGTACCTGGACGCCGGGAACCCCGACTGGATCGAGGATCCGTCGAAGCTCGTCGAACCGCTGCGGCGGGCCGGGATCGCGCGGGCCGACGGTTTCGCGCTCAACGTCTCCAACTTCCAGACGGACGCGGCCACCCGGAAGTACGGCGTCGCTCTCTCCCGCGCCCTCGGCGGCAAGCACTTCGTGGTCGACACCAGCCGCAACGGGAACGGCCCGCTGGGCGGCGACCGCAGCGACGCCTGGTGCAACCCGCCGGGACGCGCCCTCGGCACCCGCCCCACCACCCGCACCGGCGAGCCCGCCCTCGACGCCTACCTGTGGATCAAGCGGCCCGGCGAGTCGGACGGCGAGTGCCGGGGCGGACCGGCGGCCGGGCGGTGGTGGCCGGAGTACGCGCTCGGGCTGGCCCGCAACTCCCGTACGCGGTAG
- a CDS encoding MarR family winged helix-turn-helix transcriptional regulator — METETATSWLTDAEQCAWRTHLEVNRLLAYQLEKDLQPFGLTMNDYEILVNLSESEDVRMRMSDLASATLQSKSRLSHQITRMENANLVRRENCESDRRGLYAVLTEQGMETMNKVAPHHVASVRRHFIDLLTPEALAELSTSLKPIAQHLRDQRGRP; from the coding sequence ATGGAGACCGAGACGGCCACAAGCTGGCTGACCGACGCGGAGCAGTGCGCCTGGCGCACCCACCTGGAGGTCAACAGGCTGCTGGCATACCAGCTCGAAAAGGACCTGCAACCGTTCGGCCTGACGATGAACGACTACGAGATCCTCGTGAACCTCTCCGAATCCGAAGATGTGCGCATGCGGATGAGCGACCTCGCGTCCGCCACCCTCCAGTCCAAGAGCCGGCTCTCCCACCAGATCACCCGCATGGAGAACGCGAACCTGGTCCGCCGGGAGAACTGCGAGTCCGACCGGCGGGGCCTGTACGCGGTGCTCACCGAGCAGGGCATGGAGACGATGAACAAGGTCGCGCCCCATCATGTGGCGTCCGTGCGGCGGCACTTCATCGATCTGCTGACCCCGGAGGCCCTGGCCGAGCTCAGCACGTCGCTCAAGCCGATCGCGCAGCACCTGCGCGACCAGCGGGGCAGGCCGTAG